One segment of Paenibacillus sp. FSL R7-0337 DNA contains the following:
- a CDS encoding ABC transporter substrate-binding protein: MKKWGNLALVLMLGAGLALSGCGGGNNTGSAGKTGNTGGNTAATNAPASLPETSGTAQDTLILGRGGDSASLDPAIVTDGESLKIAHQVFDSLLEYKPGTSEVQASLADSWEVTPDGLSYTFKLHPGVKFHDGTDFNAEAVVFNFQRWSDPASEYKFEGDSFDYYDSMFGPDGSRVIKEVKAVDESTVQFVLNQPQAPFLQNIAMTTFGIASPAGIKEKKENFKNEPVGTGPFVFKEWKRNDSITLDKNTAYWKEGLPKLNKVIVRSIPDNSARFTALQNGEIDLMEDLSPDDLSTLENSSALTKIERPPFNVAYLGFNFKKKPFDNVKVRQALSHAVNKQEIIDAFFAGQAQAAVNPMPPSLWGYNDSVKDYEYDLDKAKALLAEAGYPDGLPDPVTLYAMPVSRPYMPDGKKVAEAIQAEWEKIGVKTVIESPEWATYLDDTKTGEKDDIFMLGWTGDNGDPDNFLYTLLDKDAIPGNNRAFYVNEELHTLLTGAQKEIDQGKRIELYKQAQEMIKADAPWIPLVHTTPLLAGKANLKGFVPGPTGTEYYSEIYFE, encoded by the coding sequence AATGGGGTAATCTCGCATTGGTACTGATGCTTGGCGCGGGGCTCGCGCTCAGCGGCTGCGGCGGAGGGAATAACACAGGCAGCGCAGGCAAAACAGGAAATACCGGAGGGAATACGGCGGCAACGAACGCTCCGGCAAGCCTACCTGAGACATCCGGGACAGCACAGGATACCCTGATTCTGGGGCGCGGGGGCGACTCGGCTTCCCTTGACCCGGCGATTGTGACGGACGGGGAGTCGCTGAAGATTGCCCATCAGGTCTTCGATTCGCTGCTCGAATATAAGCCGGGCACCTCCGAAGTCCAGGCTTCCCTTGCCGACAGCTGGGAAGTAACGCCGGATGGGCTGAGCTACACCTTCAAGCTGCATCCCGGCGTGAAGTTTCATGACGGAACCGATTTCAACGCCGAGGCCGTTGTGTTCAACTTCCAGCGCTGGAGTGATCCGGCCAGTGAATACAAATTCGAAGGCGATTCTTTCGACTACTATGACTCCATGTTCGGCCCGGACGGGTCGCGGGTGATCAAGGAAGTGAAGGCGGTGGACGAGTCGACGGTTCAATTTGTACTGAACCAGCCGCAGGCGCCGTTCCTGCAGAATATCGCCATGACCACCTTCGGAATTGCCAGTCCTGCTGGGATCAAGGAGAAGAAGGAGAATTTCAAGAATGAGCCGGTAGGGACGGGCCCGTTCGTGTTCAAGGAGTGGAAGCGCAACGATTCCATCACGCTGGATAAGAATACTGCCTACTGGAAGGAAGGGCTTCCCAAGCTGAACAAAGTCATCGTGCGCTCGATCCCGGACAACTCGGCCCGCTTCACGGCGCTGCAAAACGGGGAAATCGACCTGATGGAAGACCTGAGCCCGGACGACTTGTCCACGCTGGAGAATAGCAGCGCTCTGACCAAGATTGAGCGTCCGCCGTTCAATGTGGCGTACCTCGGCTTCAACTTCAAGAAGAAGCCGTTTGACAATGTGAAGGTCAGACAGGCACTCAGCCATGCGGTCAACAAGCAGGAGATTATCGATGCATTCTTCGCCGGCCAGGCTCAGGCTGCGGTCAATCCTATGCCGCCTTCCCTGTGGGGCTATAACGACAGCGTGAAGGATTATGAGTATGATCTGGACAAAGCCAAAGCATTGCTGGCCGAAGCGGGTTATCCTGACGGATTGCCTGACCCGGTGACCCTGTACGCGATGCCTGTATCCCGTCCTTATATGCCTGACGGCAAGAAGGTAGCCGAAGCGATTCAAGCAGAGTGGGAGAAGATCGGGGTCAAGACTGTGATTGAGTCCCCGGAATGGGCCACTTATCTCGATGACACCAAGACCGGGGAGAAGGACGACATCTTCATGCTCGGCTGGACCGGCGACAACGGTGACCCTGACAACTTCCTGTACACCCTGCTGGACAAGGATGCTATTCCCGGCAATAACCGTGCCTTTTATGTGAATGAAGAATTGCATACGCTCCTGACCGGCGCCCAGAAGGAGATAGACCAGGGCAAGCGCATCGAGCTGTACAAGCAGGCTCAGGAGATGATCAAAGCTGATGCGCCATGGATTCCGCTGGTTCATACCACACCGCTGCTGGCCGGTAAGGCCAATCTGAAGGGCTTTGTTCCCGGACCGACAGGGACAGAATATTACAGTGAGATTTATTTTGAATAA
- a CDS encoding ABC transporter permease: MNSYLIKRVMVLFPVLIGMTLIVFSIIHAIPGDPAETILGQKATEQSKQALRNQLGLDKPWLQQYFNYMGHLVQGDLGTSIRTKTPIAKEIVPYLAATLELTAASMLFATFVGVNAGILSAWRQNSWFDYTAMIIALIGVSMPIFWLGLMEQLLFALKLHWLPSIGRMDQRNPVETITNLYVLDTILAGRWDQLWTVIKHLILPSIALGTIPMAIIARMTRSSMLEVMNSDYIRTAKAKGMSQFLVVYKHALKNALIPVLTVIGLQTGALLGGAVLTETIFAWPGVGRYIFEAISSRDYPVIQTGILIIAFIFVVINLLVDLLYAAIDPRINYK; the protein is encoded by the coding sequence TTGAACTCTTACCTCATAAAACGTGTGATGGTGCTGTTCCCGGTGCTGATCGGCATGACCCTGATCGTCTTCTCGATCATCCATGCCATTCCGGGTGATCCGGCCGAGACCATTCTCGGCCAGAAGGCGACGGAGCAATCCAAGCAGGCGCTGCGTAACCAGCTTGGCCTCGACAAGCCCTGGCTGCAGCAATATTTTAACTACATGGGTCATTTGGTGCAGGGGGACCTGGGGACTTCGATCCGTACCAAAACGCCGATTGCCAAGGAAATCGTACCGTATCTGGCCGCTACGCTGGAGCTGACGGCTGCCAGTATGCTGTTCGCAACCTTCGTCGGAGTGAACGCCGGTATCCTCAGCGCCTGGAGGCAGAATTCCTGGTTCGACTATACGGCTATGATCATCGCGCTCATTGGGGTATCGATGCCGATATTCTGGCTGGGGCTGATGGAGCAGCTGCTCTTCGCGCTGAAGCTCCATTGGCTGCCATCCATCGGCAGGATGGACCAGCGCAATCCGGTGGAGACGATAACCAACCTGTACGTGCTGGATACAATTCTGGCCGGGCGGTGGGACCAGCTGTGGACGGTCATTAAGCATCTCATTCTGCCGAGTATTGCGCTTGGCACGATTCCGATGGCGATCATTGCCCGGATGACCCGCTCCAGTATGCTGGAGGTGATGAATTCCGATTATATCCGTACAGCCAAGGCTAAGGGTATGTCGCAGTTCCTCGTGGTCTATAAGCATGCGCTGAAGAATGCACTCATTCCGGTGCTGACGGTAATCGGCCTGCAGACGGGGGCGCTGCTCGGAGGGGCGGTGCTGACCGAGACGATTTTCGCCTGGCCCGGGGTAGGGCGTTATATCTTTGAAGCGATCAGCTCGCGGGATTATCCGGTGATTCAGACGGGGATTCTGATTATCGCTTTTATCTTTGTGGTCATCAATCTGCTGGTGGATCTGCTGTATGCCGCTATTGATCCGCGCATCAATTACAAATGA
- the nikC gene encoding nickel transporter permease, giving the protein MGQAALQAPPPEAPADQASGPWRDAWKAFRKNKTAMAGLGIILFFVLIALLAPWIAPYDFKAQQLVNRLKPPSAEHWFGTDDLGRDLFTRVIYGARISLWVGFFSVIGSIIVGTALGILAGYYGKWMDMMISRLFDILLAFPSILLAIAIVAILGPSLQNALYAIAIVNIPTYGRLVRAKVLSLKSEEYITAARAIGMKNGRILFSHILPNSLTPIIVQGTLGIATAIIEAAALGFLGLGAQPPDPEWGKMLSDSRQFIQKAPWTVVFPGLSIMLTVLGFNLMGDGLRDVLDPRMKN; this is encoded by the coding sequence ATGGGACAGGCAGCACTACAGGCTCCACCTCCTGAGGCTCCGGCGGATCAAGCCTCCGGCCCCTGGCGCGATGCGTGGAAGGCCTTCCGTAAGAACAAGACGGCCATGGCCGGGCTTGGCATTATCCTGTTCTTTGTACTGATTGCGCTGCTCGCGCCATGGATCGCTCCGTATGATTTCAAGGCCCAGCAATTAGTGAACCGCCTGAAGCCGCCGTCGGCGGAGCATTGGTTCGGTACGGATGATCTGGGGCGGGATCTGTTCACCCGGGTGATCTACGGGGCACGGATTTCACTCTGGGTAGGATTTTTCTCCGTTATCGGCTCGATCATTGTTGGCACCGCACTGGGCATACTCGCCGGATACTATGGCAAATGGATGGATATGATGATCTCCCGTCTGTTTGACATTTTGCTGGCTTTTCCGAGTATTCTGCTGGCCATCGCTATTGTAGCTATTCTTGGGCCTTCCTTGCAGAATGCGCTCTACGCGATTGCCATCGTCAACATTCCGACTTATGGGCGGCTGGTCCGGGCCAAGGTGCTGAGCCTGAAGTCCGAGGAGTACATTACGGCGGCCAGGGCGATCGGGATGAAAAACGGGCGGATTCTGTTCAGCCATATTCTGCCGAACAGCCTGACGCCGATCATTGTCCAAGGCACCCTTGGCATCGCTACAGCCATCATTGAAGCCGCGGCCCTGGGCTTCCTTGGACTCGGCGCCCAGCCGCCGGACCCGGAGTGGGGCAAGATGCTCTCCGATTCCCGGCAGTTTATCCAGAAGGCCCCCTGGACCGTAGTCTTCCCGGGCCTGTCCATCATGCTGACCGTCCTCGGCTTCAACCTGATGGGCGACGGCCTGCGCGATGTGCTGGACCCGCGGATGAAGAATTGA
- a CDS encoding RNA polymerase sigma factor yields the protein MMTDKQLVEGCKSGQHEHLELLIVRYRDDLYRFCRHLTLNRQDAEDLFQEVWVRVLRKLEKYDVERPFKSWLFQVAFNMYRDHYRKWKSVYALWTWLSSDSEHIHIRDPAPLAEEELLRHEEHRFLEECLRSLPKRYLAPLMLYYYEEFSYEGIAEVLGVPLGTVKSRLNHGKKLLHKLMKEMN from the coding sequence ATGATGACCGACAAACAGCTCGTTGAAGGATGCAAGTCCGGTCAACATGAGCATCTTGAGCTTCTCATTGTCAGGTATAGGGATGATTTATACCGGTTCTGCCGCCATCTTACCTTGAACCGGCAGGATGCGGAGGATTTGTTCCAGGAGGTATGGGTACGTGTGCTCCGCAAGCTGGAGAAGTATGATGTAGAGCGTCCCTTTAAGTCTTGGCTGTTCCAGGTGGCGTTCAATATGTACCGTGACCACTACCGGAAGTGGAAAAGCGTGTATGCCCTTTGGACCTGGTTGTCCTCGGATTCGGAGCATATTCATATTAGAGATCCGGCTCCATTGGCAGAAGAGGAGCTGCTGCGGCATGAGGAGCACCGGTTCCTGGAGGAATGCCTGCGGAGTCTGCCCAAACGTTACCTTGCCCCTCTCATGCTGTATTACTATGAGGAGTTCAGCTATGAGGGCATTGCGGAGGTGCTGGGAGTTCCCCTCGGAACCGTCAAATCCCGGTTGAATCATGGCAAGAAGCTGCTGCACAAGTTAATGAAGGAGATGAACTAA
- a CDS encoding PLDc N-terminal domain-containing protein, translated as MKVHFTVEKFVFGGMTAIVLASCIALGYSISPYIGDYVEENLTWLIVMSLLALLFLSLNVLIAVFIYKDASRRRMNAWLWMTAVIYIPNFIGLILYLLARKQHHIHAASDVANQGIRCPHCGHLIYTEEC; from the coding sequence ATGAAAGTTCACTTCACCGTTGAGAAGTTTGTTTTTGGGGGGATGACGGCAATCGTTCTGGCCAGCTGCATTGCGCTGGGATACAGCATAAGTCCGTATATTGGCGATTATGTGGAGGAGAATCTGACCTGGCTTATTGTGATGAGTCTGCTGGCCCTGCTGTTCTTGAGCCTCAATGTGCTAATTGCAGTATTCATTTACAAGGATGCCTCGCGGCGCCGGATGAATGCCTGGCTGTGGATGACTGCGGTCATCTATATTCCGAACTTCATCGGTTTGATCTTGTATCTCCTCGCGAGGAAGCAGCACCACATTCACGCTGCATCTGATGTAGCCAATCAAGGTATCCGTTGTCCGCACTGCGGCCATCTAATCTATACAGAGGAGTGTTAA
- the modA gene encoding molybdate ABC transporter substrate-binding protein produces MLKKWLTGLLVFIMMAGVSAGSAGDVEAAAKKTEIIVSAAASLQDSLDKIAVQYEKQHPDVKLVFNYGASGTLQKQIEQGAPADLFFSAGDKQMNALVDKGLIADHMPLLKNQLVVVVPSDSNTKLTTITDLTAPAFKKVAVGQPESVPAGQYAQQSLTAKKVWDTLQSKLVFAKDVRQVLSYVETGNADAGFVYKTDALTSKKVKIALTVGGHVHKAINYPVGIVTDSSHQVEAKAFYSYVQTASASSVFTGYGFQLAK; encoded by the coding sequence ATGCTGAAGAAGTGGTTAACAGGATTACTAGTATTCATTATGATGGCGGGCGTGTCGGCAGGTTCAGCAGGGGATGTTGAGGCGGCAGCCAAAAAGACGGAGATTATTGTCTCCGCAGCGGCAAGTCTCCAGGATAGTCTGGACAAGATTGCCGTGCAGTATGAGAAGCAGCATCCGGATGTTAAGCTGGTATTCAATTATGGCGCGTCCGGTACACTGCAGAAGCAGATTGAGCAGGGAGCTCCGGCGGATTTGTTCTTCTCGGCAGGTGATAAGCAGATGAATGCGCTGGTGGACAAAGGGTTGATCGCTGACCACATGCCGCTGCTGAAGAATCAGTTGGTCGTCGTGGTTCCTTCCGATTCGAATACGAAGCTTACAACCATTACTGACCTTACCGCTCCAGCCTTCAAAAAAGTAGCCGTGGGCCAGCCGGAATCGGTTCCGGCCGGACAATACGCCCAGCAGTCCTTGACCGCGAAGAAGGTATGGGATACGCTGCAAAGTAAGCTGGTCTTCGCCAAGGATGTCCGTCAGGTGCTGTCTTATGTGGAGACAGGGAATGCAGATGCAGGGTTCGTCTACAAGACAGACGCGTTAACCTCGAAGAAGGTGAAGATTGCCCTGACGGTAGGCGGCCATGTACACAAGGCGATTAACTATCCGGTGGGGATTGTCACAGATTCGTCGCATCAGGTGGAGGCCAAAGCCTTCTACAGCTATGTGCAGACTGCTTCTGCAAGCTCGGTCTTTACCGGCTACGGCTTTCAATTAGCGAAATAA
- the modB gene encoding molybdate ABC transporter permease subunit yields the protein MEINWTDFFAPVWLSIKIAVLTSVIVFLLATLAARKMAGRRFFGHSLVETVLLLPLVLPPTVVGFVLLVFLGRRSWIGRLYEQFTEHTILFTWGAAVIAAVVVAFPLVYRTVKAGFEGVEKDLEDAARAQGASELQVLRYVTLPLASRSLAAGYVLGFARGLGEFGATIMVAGNIPGRTQTVPTAIYVAVDGGNMTLAWMWVGSIIVISMLMLMFVNRRS from the coding sequence ATGGAGATCAATTGGACCGATTTTTTCGCCCCGGTCTGGCTGTCCATCAAGATTGCGGTATTAACCAGTGTGATCGTATTCCTGCTGGCCACGCTGGCTGCCCGGAAGATGGCGGGACGCCGGTTCTTCGGACACAGCCTGGTCGAAACAGTCCTGCTGCTGCCGTTGGTGCTGCCGCCGACTGTGGTCGGCTTCGTCTTGCTGGTCTTCCTCGGGCGGCGCAGCTGGATTGGCAGGCTGTATGAACAGTTCACAGAGCACACGATCCTGTTCACCTGGGGGGCAGCGGTAATTGCCGCAGTCGTGGTGGCTTTTCCGCTGGTATACCGCACGGTCAAGGCAGGCTTCGAGGGGGTAGAGAAGGACCTTGAGGATGCTGCGCGTGCGCAGGGAGCCAGCGAGCTTCAGGTGCTGCGCTATGTCACTCTCCCGCTGGCCAGCCGTTCGCTGGCTGCCGGATATGTCCTCGGCTTCGCCCGCGGGCTGGGTGAATTCGGAGCGACGATTATGGTGGCGGGCAATATCCCGGGACGCACCCAGACCGTGCCTACCGCGATCTATGTAGCGGTGGACGGAGGCAATATGACGCTTGCCTGGATGTGGGTCGGCTCAATCATTGTCATTTCCATGCTTATGCTGATGTTCGTGAACCGCCGTTCCTGA
- a CDS encoding helix-turn-helix domain-containing protein, translated as MNHYRVVLVEDEIPARTVFRHFIEERADLFTLVGEAEDGRDGLELFLQHKPELIVTDITMPGMNGLEMLREIERSGARAPQIIILTCHQDFHYAQQAIHLKAASYLIKDDCLSDPGLLTRTMEELAVLADSRGETRDNYLQLEQQVRLSEVEIEQSLFLDMLRSPAAEAKWLRSLADSQLPLHGQGFMTLLLELDRNSLRFPIDQLEELKLWQFAGVNVLKELLGSIGPHKVIALDKGRFLALYTDSLKTERPRFLEQVLESLAANLRMSCIALLCSFDQGLEERPEALKRLASAPYPFFYRCNELIGIGEWGQLSSFQRIPEPQSRFWSKVLKKALLEPHLSTAALEQERQSLHRQAMEQAWDPEQIKSLYLRVFLDMSHNVIGAEGGADLEAELRVQIELCQTFNSVHEITCDYFRKLQQLQEGGRKIDASITRIIQQMREDLSYPYKLEELAASINYSVPYFSSMFKKAVGESFVQYLTRLRIEQAKLLLLTTDHKTFEISESIGFENYRSFNRIFKKETGVSPSDYRRQGTQNT; from the coding sequence ATGAATCACTATAGAGTTGTCCTTGTGGAGGACGAGATTCCGGCAAGAACGGTCTTTCGGCATTTCATTGAGGAGCGCGCTGACCTGTTCACCCTTGTCGGCGAAGCCGAGGATGGCCGGGACGGGCTGGAGCTGTTCCTGCAGCATAAGCCTGAGCTGATTGTTACCGACATCACGATGCCGGGCATGAACGGGCTGGAAATGCTGCGCGAGATTGAACGGAGCGGGGCCCGTGCGCCGCAGATCATTATCCTGACCTGCCATCAGGACTTCCATTATGCCCAGCAGGCCATTCATCTGAAGGCAGCCTCCTATCTGATTAAGGATGACTGCCTCTCTGATCCGGGCCTGTTGACCCGGACGATGGAGGAGCTGGCGGTTCTGGCGGATTCACGCGGCGAGACGAGGGACAATTACCTGCAGCTGGAGCAGCAGGTTCGCCTCAGCGAAGTGGAGATCGAGCAGAGCCTGTTCCTCGACATGCTGCGCAGCCCGGCGGCTGAAGCCAAATGGCTGCGCAGTCTTGCCGACTCGCAGCTTCCGCTTCACGGCCAGGGCTTCATGACCCTGCTCTTGGAGCTGGACCGCAACTCCCTGCGCTTCCCGATCGACCAGCTGGAGGAGCTGAAGCTGTGGCAATTCGCCGGGGTCAATGTGCTGAAGGAGCTGCTCGGCAGCATAGGCCCGCATAAGGTTATCGCCTTAGACAAAGGGCGGTTTCTGGCCCTGTATACCGACAGCTTGAAGACGGAGAGACCCCGCTTCCTGGAGCAGGTGCTGGAGTCTCTGGCCGCGAATCTCCGGATGAGCTGCATCGCCCTGCTGTGCAGCTTCGACCAGGGACTGGAGGAGCGGCCGGAGGCGCTGAAGCGGCTGGCTTCGGCGCCGTATCCGTTCTTTTACCGCTGCAATGAGCTTATCGGCATCGGGGAGTGGGGGCAGCTCTCCAGCTTCCAGCGGATTCCCGAGCCGCAGAGCCGTTTTTGGAGCAAGGTGCTGAAGAAAGCGCTGCTGGAGCCGCATCTCAGCACAGCCGCTCTGGAACAGGAGCGCCAATCCCTGCACCGTCAGGCCATGGAGCAAGCCTGGGACCCGGAGCAGATCAAGTCCCTGTACCTGAGAGTCTTCCTGGATATGAGCCATAACGTAATTGGGGCGGAAGGCGGAGCGGACCTCGAAGCGGAGCTGCGTGTACAAATCGAGCTCTGCCAGACGTTCAACTCCGTACATGAGATCACCTGCGATTATTTCCGCAAGCTTCAGCAGCTTCAGGAGGGCGGCCGGAAGATCGATGCCTCCATCACGCGTATCATTCAACAGATGCGTGAAGATCTCAGCTATCCCTACAAGCTGGAGGAGCTGGCGGCTTCGATCAATTACAGCGTGCCTTACTTCAGCTCCATGTTCAAAAAGGCCGTCGGCGAGAGCTTTGTCCAATATCTGACCCGCCTGCGGATCGAACAGGCCAAGCTGCTGCTGCTCACCACCGACCACAAGACCTTCGAAATCTCCGAATCCATCGGCTTCGAGAATTACCGGTCCTTCAACCGGATTTTCAAGAAGGAGACCGGCGTCTCCCCCTCGGATTACCGCCGGCAGGGGACACAAAACACATAA
- a CDS encoding sensor histidine kinase yields MNSPFFSFLRRSFYIKMIVVMFAISVVPLIVLSFISVSVSSTTVEQQVNRLNAQLVNQVVDRIELTMTRLRELSEQYSRISSIQSALVSPSAQYFEEVVRKKDLISVLSGASAIIGNVEGLQVYSAVTGEVLSSTEAPAMLEESPYRPLIEAYLASGRPNLFLDKHSLPELAILHSSTYYISRVPFDLYKDLKGVLLISMNNSQYQQQIENIQLGSEGSISLLTEDGLTIATTSKLEKQADTQRVQEILKRWKELKRPDQFAAGSSIVSVKQTSTYDKWIVLSEIPSKELTASAEIIRRTVTYFLLILVCLGALCVIGFGYQLYRPLQAVKRQVDALKKGNFEARVTHFANNEIGDLGRMLNTMAVRIQDLLADLHDSEDLKRKLEIRALQSQINPHFMYNTLNTIRMFAMMKDYEKINSLMGRLVALLRYSMENFEQTVQLQQELDYLADYVGLLNMRYKCQIHLEADIEEPLRGMMIPKLGLQPLIENSVFHGILPRKAPEGHIRVRVYRSPGGSHIIVQVGDDGIGLEESELRKLQLHLQQEESAENIGLQNVWMRMKLLFGAETQILLTSAPGEGLSIRMLLPSGNVLIKEEHHESL; encoded by the coding sequence ATGAATTCACCCTTTTTCAGCTTTTTGCGGCGGAGCTTCTATATCAAGATGATTGTGGTCATGTTCGCCATCTCGGTGGTTCCGCTGATTGTGCTGTCATTCATCTCTGTAAGCGTATCCAGTACGACAGTGGAACAGCAAGTGAACCGCCTGAACGCCCAACTCGTCAATCAGGTCGTGGACCGGATCGAATTAACCATGACCCGGCTGCGGGAGCTCAGCGAGCAATACTCGCGGATCTCGTCCATTCAAAGTGCGCTGGTCTCGCCTTCGGCCCAATATTTTGAAGAGGTGGTCCGCAAAAAGGATCTGATCTCCGTGCTCAGCGGCGCCTCCGCTATTATCGGGAATGTGGAGGGACTGCAGGTCTATTCCGCTGTCACCGGAGAAGTCCTCTCCTCCACGGAAGCCCCGGCCATGCTGGAGGAGTCCCCGTACCGGCCGCTGATTGAAGCCTACCTGGCTTCGGGACGGCCGAATCTTTTTCTGGACAAGCACTCGCTGCCTGAGCTGGCTATCCTTCATTCGTCCACCTATTATATCTCACGCGTTCCCTTCGACTTATACAAGGACCTGAAGGGCGTGCTGCTGATCTCCATGAACAATAGCCAATACCAGCAGCAGATTGAGAATATTCAGCTGGGGAGCGAGGGCTCCATCTCCCTGCTGACAGAAGACGGCCTGACCATTGCCACGACCAGCAAGCTGGAAAAGCAGGCGGATACGCAGCGGGTGCAGGAGATTCTGAAGCGCTGGAAGGAGCTGAAGCGCCCGGATCAGTTCGCGGCAGGCTCCTCTATTGTCTCTGTCAAACAAACCTCCACCTATGACAAGTGGATCGTACTCTCGGAGATTCCGTCCAAGGAGCTGACGGCCAGCGCCGAGATTATCCGCCGGACGGTCACTTATTTTCTGCTGATACTGGTCTGTCTGGGGGCGCTCTGTGTGATCGGCTTCGGATATCAGCTCTACCGGCCTCTGCAAGCTGTGAAGCGGCAGGTCGATGCTCTGAAAAAAGGGAATTTCGAGGCCCGGGTCACCCATTTCGCCAATAATGAGATCGGGGATCTGGGCAGGATGCTTAATACCATGGCTGTCCGCATTCAGGATCTGCTGGCAGACCTGCATGATTCGGAGGATCTGAAGCGCAAGCTGGAGATTCGGGCGCTGCAGTCGCAGATCAACCCCCATTTCATGTACAATACCCTCAATACGATCCGCATGTTCGCCATGATGAAGGATTATGAGAAGATCAACTCCCTGATGGGACGGCTGGTGGCCCTGCTGCGGTATTCGATGGAGAATTTCGAGCAGACGGTGCAGCTCCAGCAGGAGCTTGATTATCTGGCGGATTATGTCGGGCTGCTGAATATGCGCTACAAATGCCAGATTCACCTGGAGGCTGACATTGAGGAGCCGCTGCGGGGCATGATGATTCCGAAGCTGGGTCTGCAGCCGCTGATTGAGAACTCCGTATTCCACGGCATTCTCCCGCGCAAGGCACCGGAAGGGCATATCCGTGTGCGTGTATACAGAAGTCCCGGCGGGAGCCATATTATTGTACAAGTCGGGGACGACGGGATCGGTCTGGAAGAGAGCGAGCTGAGGAAGCTGCAGCTCCATCTCCAGCAGGAAGAGTCTGCCGAGAACATCGGACTGCAGAATGTATGGATGCGCATGAAGCTGCTGTTCGGAGCGGAGACACAGATCCTGCTCACAAGCGCTCCGGGCGAAGGCTTGAGCATCCGCATGCTGCTGCCGTCCGGTAACGTTCTGATTAAGGAGGAGCATCATGAATCACTATAG